A genomic stretch from Mya arenaria isolate MELC-2E11 chromosome 10, ASM2691426v1 includes:
- the LOC128205958 gene encoding uncharacterized protein LOC128205958 isoform X1, translating to MVLNFGQITKNYLKNKKMIKMTGGSSIIAFTTILLTLVVKTSCQDCSPCSCCNREKGCSYNNQLGIDDYCWSGCIGGFMSPKCQKTCVNPRCRSCSTESTCDTCYNGYYGYQCTSRCPTTCNTCSSSTSCTSCNDGYYGDQCQYSCPSTCKACNSSSFCTSCWDGHHSGSGAMCLFQCNPECLSCTNETSCTACKTRSGIGYYRNDCSSQCSRKCKDYLCDIYGHCLECADPHFLGSSCDRCINGKYGSLCHNNCPVNCYSDCSSTGICKSCKDGFFSNYCNISCSENCKYGTCYRNGSCIGGCKDEFSGSRCEQKTCPINCNCDNNNSCFECDAYHFGPSCLLSCSSCKDNRCPVERLHAKKCDECATWRYGNLCNETCPHYCLDNKCDQDNGTCVCDKNYTFKNGKCVPSSCPANCSTCTSPDVCDSCVDRYFYGDTCKHECTHCKAGTPCRKVDGYCWDACADGLSGVECNTSCYNECETCQRFFASMCVLCKTGRYGNNGHYNTCKNLCNIKCMNNSCEALTGQCNQGCVNGYHGTNCIDSCPIHCLNKTCKQVNGTCVNGCEDGYYGLKCLNTCMSVESNCLVCTSSQNTFSSCTRCTKWSYPGSSGKCVPCEPNCSGECNSSTGVCYECVDGYRGSFCNVSCITNCKSCLQNNDECNVCKEEFWGSDCLNNCSTNCKHGNNSMSSCDINSGKCLHGCLSESHGLQCSLLCGKHCLPSEGGVRECNQMDGQCRCENGYKQTDAGCTDASVADQIDQNGGAGDGTSGSVIGGAVGGVLGLLTVALVIGLLIFVRRRRLDSTDGPRADAADLVIFIEENSVVYQNKSASANIYNEINDKTDEVKSSKGRKNNAKESPTTSTNDNKLDRLSDSKLGVTRASTEQLKTNQLKSSEGKSEHSENSAKCKTPVEDSPKDILQDKDTDDVYYNLNKVAVKDLGAFVAAKDNSYYQEEFKKLPDGLVKPHQDALRPENRPRNRYQGIYPYDNTRVKLMGGDTDFINASFVEGYRQENAYIASQGPTDKTMQDYSVFWRMVWQQKVGKIVMLTNLVEDGKPKCDQYWPDHGITKQYSDINVTCLSEDMYADFVMRTFLVKMDKEDMTVQHFHFTSWPDKGVPDDVTSLVDFRHRVLQTKSPLGGPTIVHCSAGVGRTGTYIAMDLLTREGEAEGSVNIHGCVTNLRHRRTRMVQTADQYAFLHHAIVHTLAFDSKPVQTEGFATYMSDSKNKQRLIKQFKQLEITMERSEEERQASERNAALTKSNREGADIPGNLYRPRLHLGKEPGHDYINAMYVNSYKQRNHFVLAMTPLEETVTDFLCLVMQEKSGLHRRYGE from the exons ATGGTACTGAATTTTGGACAAATAACAAAGAACTAtcttaagaataaaaaaatgataaagatgACAGGCGGATCAAGCATTATTGCATTTACAACAATTCTTCTGACATTAG TTGTCAAGACATCGTGCCAGGATTGTTCTCCATGCTCTTGCTGCAATCGTGAAAAAGGATGCTCCTACAACAACCAACTTGGGATTGATGACTATTGCTGGAGCGGATGCATCGGTGGATTCATGAGTCCTAAGTGCCAGAAAACTTGTGTAAATCCGCGATGTCGATCATGTTCAACAGAGAGTACATGTGACACATGCTATAATGGCTATTACGGATATCAATGTACAAGTAGGTGCCCAACGACCTGTAACACATGTTCTTCAAGCACATCATGCACATCCTGCAATGACGGATACTATGGAGATCAGTGTCAATACTCATGTCCATCAACCTGTAAAGCATGCAACTCTAGTTCCTTCTGTACATCATGTTGGGACGGACATCACAGCGGGTCGGGGGCaatgtgtttatttcagtgCAACCCAGAGTGTTTATCTTGCACAAATGAAACATCATGTACAGCATGCAAGACCCGAAGTGGTATTGGTTATTATAGAAATGATTGTTCTAGCCAATGTAGTAGGAAATGCAAAGACTACTTATGCGATATATATGGACACTGCCTGGAATGTGCTGACCCTCACTTCCTTGGGAGTAGCTGTGACAGATGTATTAATGGCAAATACGGGAGTCTCTGTCACAATAATTGTCCCGTAAATTGCTACAGCGATTGTTCAAGCACGGGTATATGCAAATCATGTAAGGATGGGTTCTTTAGTAATTATTGCAATATATCGTGTTCAGAAAACTGCAAATACGGCACATGCTACCGGAATGGATCTTGCATTGGAGGATGTAAGGATGAATTCAGTGGATCAAGATGTGAACAAAAGACTTGTCCTATAAACTGCAATTGCGATAACAATAACAGCTGCTTTGAATGTGATGCTTATCATTTCGGGCCTTCATGTTTGCTTTCCTGTAGCTCATGTAAAGACAACCGATGCCCAGTTGAACGTCTACATGCAAAAAAATGTGATGAATGTGCAACTTGGCGGTATGGCAATCTCTGTAATGAAACTTGTCCGCACTATTGTTTAGATAACAAGTGCGACCAAGATAATGGGACATGTGTTTGTGACAAGAACTACAcgtttaaaaatggtaaatgtgTTCCTAGTTCTTGCCCCGCTAACTGCTCAACGTGCACTTCACCAGATGTATGCGACTCATGTGTTGATAGGTATTTTTATGGAGATACTTGTAAACACGAATGTACTCATTGCAAGGCAGGAACACCCTGTCGGAAAGTTGACGGATATTGTTGGGATGCATGTGCTGATGGTCTATCTGGGGTTGAGTGTAATACTTCGTGTTACAATGAATGTGAAACTTGTCAACGTTTTTTCGCAAGTATGTGTGTATTGTGTAAAACTGGAAGATATGGGAATAATGGACATTACAACACATGCAAAAACCTttgcaatattaaatgtatgaaCAACTCTTGTGAAGCTTTGACTGGTCAATGTAATCAAGGTTGTGTGAATGGATACCACGGGACTAACTGTATCGATTCATGCCCAATACattgtttgaacaaaacatgcaaacaggTCAATGGTACATGTGTAAACGGCTGTGAGGACGGGTATTATGGCTTAAAgtgtttaaatacatgtatgagtGTTGAATCGAACTGTCTCGTTTGTACTTCAAGTCAAAACACATTCAGTTCCTGTACACGGTGCACTAAATGGTCATATCCAGGATCCAGCGGTAAGTGCGTTCCATGTGAACCGAATTGTTCTGGAGAATGTAACTCGTCAACAGGTGTATGCTATGAATGTGTAGATGGATACAGGGGATCGTTTTGTAACgtttcatgtataacaaattgtAAATCATGCCTTCAGAATAACGATGAATGCAATGTTTGCAAAGAGGAGTTTTGGGGTAGTGACTGCTTAAACAATTGCAGCACAAACTGTAAACACGGAAATAATTCAATGTCTAGCTGTGATATAAATTCTGGGAAATGCCTACATGGATGCCTATCTGAATCGCATGGATTACAGTGTTCTCTTCTTTGTGGCAAACATTGCCTCCCTTCTGAAGGTGGAGTTCGTGAGTGCAACCAAATGGATGGTCAGTGTAGATGTGAGAATGGGTACAAACAGACCGACGCAGGATGTACTGATG CATCCGTCGCAGACCAAATTGACCAAAATGGTGGCGCCGGTGATGGAACGTCTGGATCAGTTATAGGTGGTGCTGTTGGTGGTGTTCTCGGACTTCTTACAGTTGCCCTCGTTATCGGGCTTTTAATCTTCGTTAGGag AAGAAGACTGGACAGCACCGACGGCCCTAGGGCAGATGCAGCAG ACTTAGTTATTTTCATAGAGGAAAACAGTGTAGTCTACCAGAACAAGAGTGCTTCTGccaatatttacaatgaaatcAACGATAAAACGGATGAAGTGAAATCTAGCAAAGGGCGTAAAAACAATGCTAAAG AGTCACCTACGACTTCAACTAATGACAACAAACTGGATCGTCTCTCCGACTCAAAATTGGGGGTTACAAGAGCTTCAACAGAACAACTAAAGACAAACCAGTTAAAATCATCAGAAGGAAAATCAGAACATTCGGAAAACAGCGCGAAGTGCAAAACACCTGTCGAAGATTCGCCCAAAGACATATTACAGGACAAAGACACCGATGATGTGTATTACAATCTGAATAAGGTTGCTGTCAAAGACCTTGGAGCTTTTGTGGCTGCCAAAGACAACTCATATTACCAAGAAGAGTTTAAG AAACTTCCTGATGGTTTGGTAAAACCCCATCAAGATGCATTGAGGCCAGAAAATCGTCCAAGAAATAGATATCAAGGCATCTACCCAT ATGACAACACCAGAGTGAAATTGATGGGCGGAGATACGGATTTTATCAACGCCAGCTTTGTAGAG GGATATAGACAGGAAAATGCATACATTGCATCTCAAG GTCCAACAGATAAGACCATGCAGGACTACTCAGTGTTTTGGCGGATGGTTTGGCAGCAGAAAGTGGGCAAGATCGTCATGCTCACCAATTTAGTGGAAGACGGG AAACCAAAATGTGACCAATACTGGCCCGACCATGGAATCACCAAACAATACAGCGATATAAATGTGACGTGTTTAAGTGAAGACATGTACGCCGACTTCGTGATGAGAACCTTTTTAGTGAAAATG GATAAAGAGGACATGACAGTccaacattttcatttcaccAGCTGGCCGGACAAAGGGGTCCCCGATGATGTAACTTCCCTGGTCGATTTCCGTCACAGGGTTCTACAAACAAAATCGCCACTTGGTGGACCTACAATCGTTCACTGCAG TGCTGGCGTTGGCAGGACGGGAACGTACATAGCGATGGACTTGTTGACAAGAGAGGGTGAAGCTGAAGGATCCGTTAACATACATGGTTGTGTCACCAATCTCAGACATCGTCGTACACGTATGGTCCAAACGGCG GATCAATATGCCTTCCTGCACCACGCAATTGTTCACACGTTAGCGTTTGACAGTAAACCCGTTCAAACGGAGGGGTTTGCGACCTACATGTCGGATTCGAAGAACAAACAGAGACTAATCAAACAATTCaag caaCTGGAGATTACCATGGAAAGATCTGAAGAGGAGCGACAAGCATCTGAAAGAAATGCAGCCTTAACAAAGTCCAACAGGGAGGGCGCTGACATTCCAG GTAACTTGTACAGGCCTAGGTTGCATTTAGGTAAAGAACCGGGGCATGATTATATCAACGCCATGTATGTTAAT AGCTACAAACAACGGAATCATTTTGTTCTCGCGATGACTCCTCTTGAAGAGACCGTTACAGACTTTCTTTGCCTCGTGATGCAGGAAAAAAGCGGTCTGCATCGTCGATATGGAGAGTGA
- the LOC128205958 gene encoding multiple epidermal growth factor-like domains protein 6 isoform X2: MVLNFGQITKNYLKNKKMIKMTGGSSIIAFTTILLTLVVKTSCQDCSPCSCCNREKGCSYNNQLGIDDYCWSGCIGGFMSPKCQKTCVNPRCRSCSTESTCDTCYNGYYGYQCTSRCPTTCNTCSSSTSCTSCNDGYYGDQCQYSCPSTCKACNSSSFCTSCWDGHHSGSGAMCLFQCNPECLSCTNETSCTACKTRSGIGYYRNDCSSQCSRKCKDYLCDIYGHCLECADPHFLGSSCDRCINGKYGSLCHNNCPVNCYSDCSSTGICKSCKDGFFSNYCNISCSENCKYGTCYRNGSCIGGCKDEFSGSRCEQKTCPINCNCDNNNSCFECDAYHFGPSCLLSCSSCKDNRCPVERLHAKKCDECATWRYGNLCNETCPHYCLDNKCDQDNGTCVCDKNYTFKNGKCVPSSCPANCSTCTSPDVCDSCVDRYFYGDTCKHECTHCKAGTPCRKVDGYCWDACADGLSGVECNTSCYNECETCQRFFASMCVLCKTGRYGNNGHYNTCKNLCNIKCMNNSCEALTGQCNQGCVNGYHGTNCIDSCPIHCLNKTCKQVNGTCVNGCEDGYYGLKCLNTCMSVESNCLVCTSSQNTFSSCTRCTKWSYPGSSGKCVPCEPNCSGECNSSTGVCYECVDGYRGSFCNVSCITNCKSCLQNNDECNVCKEEFWGSDCLNNCSTNCKHGNNSMSSCDINSGKCLHGCLSESHGLQCSLLCGKHCLPSEGGVRECNQMDGQCRCENGYKQTDAGCTDASVADQIDQNGGAGDGTSGSVIGGAVGGVLGLLTVALVIGLLIFVRRRRLDSTDGPRADAAEENSVVYQNKSASANIYNEINDKTDEVKSSKGRKNNAKESPTTSTNDNKLDRLSDSKLGVTRASTEQLKTNQLKSSEGKSEHSENSAKCKTPVEDSPKDILQDKDTDDVYYNLNKVAVKDLGAFVAAKDNSYYQEEFKKLPDGLVKPHQDALRPENRPRNRYQGIYPYDNTRVKLMGGDTDFINASFVEGYRQENAYIASQGPTDKTMQDYSVFWRMVWQQKVGKIVMLTNLVEDGKPKCDQYWPDHGITKQYSDINVTCLSEDMYADFVMRTFLVKMDKEDMTVQHFHFTSWPDKGVPDDVTSLVDFRHRVLQTKSPLGGPTIVHCSAGVGRTGTYIAMDLLTREGEAEGSVNIHGCVTNLRHRRTRMVQTADQYAFLHHAIVHTLAFDSKPVQTEGFATYMSDSKNKQRLIKQFKQLEITMERSEEERQASERNAALTKSNREGADIPGNLYRPRLHLGKEPGHDYINAMYVNSYKQRNHFVLAMTPLEETVTDFLCLVMQEKSGLHRRYGE; this comes from the exons ATGGTACTGAATTTTGGACAAATAACAAAGAACTAtcttaagaataaaaaaatgataaagatgACAGGCGGATCAAGCATTATTGCATTTACAACAATTCTTCTGACATTAG TTGTCAAGACATCGTGCCAGGATTGTTCTCCATGCTCTTGCTGCAATCGTGAAAAAGGATGCTCCTACAACAACCAACTTGGGATTGATGACTATTGCTGGAGCGGATGCATCGGTGGATTCATGAGTCCTAAGTGCCAGAAAACTTGTGTAAATCCGCGATGTCGATCATGTTCAACAGAGAGTACATGTGACACATGCTATAATGGCTATTACGGATATCAATGTACAAGTAGGTGCCCAACGACCTGTAACACATGTTCTTCAAGCACATCATGCACATCCTGCAATGACGGATACTATGGAGATCAGTGTCAATACTCATGTCCATCAACCTGTAAAGCATGCAACTCTAGTTCCTTCTGTACATCATGTTGGGACGGACATCACAGCGGGTCGGGGGCaatgtgtttatttcagtgCAACCCAGAGTGTTTATCTTGCACAAATGAAACATCATGTACAGCATGCAAGACCCGAAGTGGTATTGGTTATTATAGAAATGATTGTTCTAGCCAATGTAGTAGGAAATGCAAAGACTACTTATGCGATATATATGGACACTGCCTGGAATGTGCTGACCCTCACTTCCTTGGGAGTAGCTGTGACAGATGTATTAATGGCAAATACGGGAGTCTCTGTCACAATAATTGTCCCGTAAATTGCTACAGCGATTGTTCAAGCACGGGTATATGCAAATCATGTAAGGATGGGTTCTTTAGTAATTATTGCAATATATCGTGTTCAGAAAACTGCAAATACGGCACATGCTACCGGAATGGATCTTGCATTGGAGGATGTAAGGATGAATTCAGTGGATCAAGATGTGAACAAAAGACTTGTCCTATAAACTGCAATTGCGATAACAATAACAGCTGCTTTGAATGTGATGCTTATCATTTCGGGCCTTCATGTTTGCTTTCCTGTAGCTCATGTAAAGACAACCGATGCCCAGTTGAACGTCTACATGCAAAAAAATGTGATGAATGTGCAACTTGGCGGTATGGCAATCTCTGTAATGAAACTTGTCCGCACTATTGTTTAGATAACAAGTGCGACCAAGATAATGGGACATGTGTTTGTGACAAGAACTACAcgtttaaaaatggtaaatgtgTTCCTAGTTCTTGCCCCGCTAACTGCTCAACGTGCACTTCACCAGATGTATGCGACTCATGTGTTGATAGGTATTTTTATGGAGATACTTGTAAACACGAATGTACTCATTGCAAGGCAGGAACACCCTGTCGGAAAGTTGACGGATATTGTTGGGATGCATGTGCTGATGGTCTATCTGGGGTTGAGTGTAATACTTCGTGTTACAATGAATGTGAAACTTGTCAACGTTTTTTCGCAAGTATGTGTGTATTGTGTAAAACTGGAAGATATGGGAATAATGGACATTACAACACATGCAAAAACCTttgcaatattaaatgtatgaaCAACTCTTGTGAAGCTTTGACTGGTCAATGTAATCAAGGTTGTGTGAATGGATACCACGGGACTAACTGTATCGATTCATGCCCAATACattgtttgaacaaaacatgcaaacaggTCAATGGTACATGTGTAAACGGCTGTGAGGACGGGTATTATGGCTTAAAgtgtttaaatacatgtatgagtGTTGAATCGAACTGTCTCGTTTGTACTTCAAGTCAAAACACATTCAGTTCCTGTACACGGTGCACTAAATGGTCATATCCAGGATCCAGCGGTAAGTGCGTTCCATGTGAACCGAATTGTTCTGGAGAATGTAACTCGTCAACAGGTGTATGCTATGAATGTGTAGATGGATACAGGGGATCGTTTTGTAACgtttcatgtataacaaattgtAAATCATGCCTTCAGAATAACGATGAATGCAATGTTTGCAAAGAGGAGTTTTGGGGTAGTGACTGCTTAAACAATTGCAGCACAAACTGTAAACACGGAAATAATTCAATGTCTAGCTGTGATATAAATTCTGGGAAATGCCTACATGGATGCCTATCTGAATCGCATGGATTACAGTGTTCTCTTCTTTGTGGCAAACATTGCCTCCCTTCTGAAGGTGGAGTTCGTGAGTGCAACCAAATGGATGGTCAGTGTAGATGTGAGAATGGGTACAAACAGACCGACGCAGGATGTACTGATG CATCCGTCGCAGACCAAATTGACCAAAATGGTGGCGCCGGTGATGGAACGTCTGGATCAGTTATAGGTGGTGCTGTTGGTGGTGTTCTCGGACTTCTTACAGTTGCCCTCGTTATCGGGCTTTTAATCTTCGTTAGGag AAGAAGACTGGACAGCACCGACGGCCCTAGGGCAGATGCAGCAG AGGAAAACAGTGTAGTCTACCAGAACAAGAGTGCTTCTGccaatatttacaatgaaatcAACGATAAAACGGATGAAGTGAAATCTAGCAAAGGGCGTAAAAACAATGCTAAAG AGTCACCTACGACTTCAACTAATGACAACAAACTGGATCGTCTCTCCGACTCAAAATTGGGGGTTACAAGAGCTTCAACAGAACAACTAAAGACAAACCAGTTAAAATCATCAGAAGGAAAATCAGAACATTCGGAAAACAGCGCGAAGTGCAAAACACCTGTCGAAGATTCGCCCAAAGACATATTACAGGACAAAGACACCGATGATGTGTATTACAATCTGAATAAGGTTGCTGTCAAAGACCTTGGAGCTTTTGTGGCTGCCAAAGACAACTCATATTACCAAGAAGAGTTTAAG AAACTTCCTGATGGTTTGGTAAAACCCCATCAAGATGCATTGAGGCCAGAAAATCGTCCAAGAAATAGATATCAAGGCATCTACCCAT ATGACAACACCAGAGTGAAATTGATGGGCGGAGATACGGATTTTATCAACGCCAGCTTTGTAGAG GGATATAGACAGGAAAATGCATACATTGCATCTCAAG GTCCAACAGATAAGACCATGCAGGACTACTCAGTGTTTTGGCGGATGGTTTGGCAGCAGAAAGTGGGCAAGATCGTCATGCTCACCAATTTAGTGGAAGACGGG AAACCAAAATGTGACCAATACTGGCCCGACCATGGAATCACCAAACAATACAGCGATATAAATGTGACGTGTTTAAGTGAAGACATGTACGCCGACTTCGTGATGAGAACCTTTTTAGTGAAAATG GATAAAGAGGACATGACAGTccaacattttcatttcaccAGCTGGCCGGACAAAGGGGTCCCCGATGATGTAACTTCCCTGGTCGATTTCCGTCACAGGGTTCTACAAACAAAATCGCCACTTGGTGGACCTACAATCGTTCACTGCAG TGCTGGCGTTGGCAGGACGGGAACGTACATAGCGATGGACTTGTTGACAAGAGAGGGTGAAGCTGAAGGATCCGTTAACATACATGGTTGTGTCACCAATCTCAGACATCGTCGTACACGTATGGTCCAAACGGCG GATCAATATGCCTTCCTGCACCACGCAATTGTTCACACGTTAGCGTTTGACAGTAAACCCGTTCAAACGGAGGGGTTTGCGACCTACATGTCGGATTCGAAGAACAAACAGAGACTAATCAAACAATTCaag caaCTGGAGATTACCATGGAAAGATCTGAAGAGGAGCGACAAGCATCTGAAAGAAATGCAGCCTTAACAAAGTCCAACAGGGAGGGCGCTGACATTCCAG GTAACTTGTACAGGCCTAGGTTGCATTTAGGTAAAGAACCGGGGCATGATTATATCAACGCCATGTATGTTAAT AGCTACAAACAACGGAATCATTTTGTTCTCGCGATGACTCCTCTTGAAGAGACCGTTACAGACTTTCTTTGCCTCGTGATGCAGGAAAAAAGCGGTCTGCATCGTCGATATGGAGAGTGA